From the genome of Primulina eburnea isolate SZY01 chromosome 12, ASM2296580v1, whole genome shotgun sequence, one region includes:
- the LOC140807184 gene encoding uncharacterized protein, producing the protein MTPKAQITRYKSMVSYHLKPFTLFGPSPTPKCCMNRPETERGLTFDVGDTFFRQESATGRDLAVLSAAVYKKSHNALRVLDAMCGCGIRSLRYLVEADADFVLANDANEDCGTIISGNLEKAGRERKRWLVTHSDANRVFAECFLKRDYFDLIDIDSFGSESSFLRDAMRAVKLNGLLYLTSTDGFTSGGHRPQHSLAAYGAYIRPTPYSNEIGLRMLIGGAVREASVLGYHVVPLFSYYSFHGPVFRVMFQVRRGKLPKNRHYGFISYCTQCGNSREVSWKELGHILCTCSNVPGSLVVSGPLWTGPLHCATFLAEIRDLAEKWGWISNGTGKNLETLIKLMIDESDPLLPFGYIKLQEATSRAKANSPRLDTLLSTLHKEGYGAVRSHIAFNAIKTNCSMVDCVRIVKQLQHTEDNKFCLPIEA; encoded by the exons ATGACTCCAAAAGCCCAGATCACAAGGTACAAATCCATGGTTTCTTATCATCTTAAACCCTTCACCCTATTCGGACCAAGCCCGACACCCAAATGCTGCATGAACCGACCCGAAACCGAAAGGGGTCTCACCTTCGACGTCGGCGACACATTCTTCCGCCAGGAGAGCGCCACCGGCCGTGACCTCGCCGTGCTTTCCGCTGCTGTTTATAAGAAATCCCATAATGCCCTCCGTGTGCTCGACGCAATGTGCGGCTGCGGAATCCGCTCCTTGCGTTACCTGGTGGAAGCGGACGCCGACTTCGTACTGGCCAACGATGCGAACGAAGACTGCGGGACAATTATCTCCGGGAATTTGGAGAAGGCGGGGAGGGAAAGGAAGAGGTGGCTGGTGACGCATTCGGATGCGAACCGGGTGTTTGCCGAGTGCTTTTTGAAGAGGGATTATTTTGACTTGATTGATATAGACTCGTTCGGGAGCGAGTCGAGCTTCTTGCGGGATGCTATGCGTGCCGTGAAGTTGAATGGGCTTTTGTATCTTACTTCCACTGATGGGTTTACTTCCGGTGGTCATCGGCCTCAACA TTCGTTGGCTGCATACGGAGCATACATTAGGCCAACACCATACTCGAATGAAATTGGCCTACGAATGCTTATAGGTGGGGCTGTTCGGGAGGCTTCTGTGTTGGGTTATCACGTCGTTCCGCTTTTCTCATACTACTCCTTCCACGGTCCCGTGTTTCGAGTGATGTTCCAAGTTAGACGTGGGAAGCTTCCCAAAAACAG GCATTATGGCTTCATCAGCTACTGCACTCAGTGTGGAAATTCTCGGGAAGTTTCATGGAaggaacttggccacatattatGCACTTGCAGTAAT GTTCCAGGTTCGCTTGTTGTTTCAGGGCCGCTATGGACAGGACCTCTTCACTGTGCAACCTTTCtagctgaaatacgcgatttgGCTGAGAAATGGGGTTGGATTAGCAATGGAACTGGGAAAAATCTTGAGACATTGATCAAACTAATGATCGATGAAAGTGACCCCTTGTTGCCATTTGGATACATCAAGTTACAAGAG GCGACGAGTCGAGCTAAAGCTAATTCGCCTCGCCTGGATACGCTATTAAGCACCCTGCACAAG GAAGGATACGGTGCTGTTAGATCACACATTGCCTTTAATGCAATCAAGACAAATTGTTCCATGGTTGATTGTGTCAGGATTGTGAAGCAACTCCAACACACTGAAGATAACAAATTCTGTCTGCCCATTGAAGCTTAA